The following are encoded together in the Chloroflexota bacterium genome:
- a CDS encoding cobalamin B12-binding domain-containing protein — MEGAMPEEKIRILIAKPGLDGHDRGAKVIARALRDAGMEVIYTGLRQTPEMIVEAALQEDVDAIGLSILSGAHMTLFPRVIQLLKEKGLEDVLVFGGGIIPDQDVPELKRLGVRGIFGPGTSTDTIVEFVREEIRRHRAGEPRQ; from the coding sequence ATGGAGGGTGCAATGCCAGAAGAGAAGATCCGTATCCTGATTGCCAAGCCCGGCCTGGACGGGCACGACCGAGGCGCGAAAGTCATCGCCCGCGCCCTGCGCGACGCCGGCATGGAGGTCATCTACACCGGCCTGCGCCAGACGCCGGAGATGATCGTGGAGGCCGCGCTGCAGGAGGACGTGGACGCCATCGGCCTGTCCATCCTGTCGGGCGCGCACATGACCCTGTTCCCCCGCGTCATCCAGTTGCTCAAGGAGAAGGGGCTGGAGGATGTCCTGGTCTTCGGCGGGGGCATCATCCCCGACCAGGACGTGCCGGAACTGAAGCGGCTGGGCGTGCGGGGCATCTTCGGGCCGGGCACGTCCACCGACACCATCGTGGAGTTCGTGCGCGAGGAGATTCGGCGGCACCGAGCCGGGGAGCCTCGCCAGTGA
- a CDS encoding methylmalonyl-CoA mutase family protein, whose protein sequence is MFDKKHLDAIEADRKRWEETTLKDSLRRLPECREKFITISGEPVQRLYTPADIADVDFNRDIGWPGELPFTRGVHPTMYRSRLWTMRMFAGFGTAEETNARFKYLLKHGETGLSVAFDMPTLYGYDTDAPEAAGEFGKCGVAVSSLADMEILFDGIPMGEITTSMTINAPAAVIWAMYLVAAEKQGWEMEQLGGTIQNDILKEYIAQKEFLFPPKPSMRLIVDTIEFGSKHVPKWNTISISGYHIREAGATAAQELAFTLADGMTYVEWAMQRGLDVDEFAPRLSFFFNAHMDFFEEIAKYRAARRIWAKVMRDKFGAKNPRSWWLRFHTQTAGCSLTAQQPENNIVRTALEALSAVLGGTQSLHTNSMDEALALPSEKAVTIALRTQQIIAHESGVVNTVDPLAGSFFVEALTNRMEQEANRYFREIESLGGVLPAIEKGYFQRQIAESAYRYQREIDTKARVVVGVNEYVAEEPLEIPLLEMDREGERRQIARLQRVRAERNNEAVSQKLAALEEAARGTQNLMPFIIDAVREYATLGEICDVFRKVFGEYREPVYF, encoded by the coding sequence ATGTTTGACAAAAAGCACCTGGATGCGATTGAGGCCGACCGCAAACGCTGGGAAGAGACCACTTTGAAGGACTCGCTTCGCCGCCTGCCCGAATGTCGCGAGAAGTTCATCACCATCTCGGGCGAGCCGGTGCAGCGCCTGTACACGCCCGCCGACATCGCCGACGTGGACTTCAACCGCGACATCGGCTGGCCGGGCGAGCTCCCGTTCACGCGCGGCGTCCACCCTACCATGTACCGTAGCCGCCTGTGGACCATGCGCATGTTCGCGGGGTTCGGCACGGCCGAGGAGACCAACGCGCGGTTCAAGTACCTGCTGAAGCACGGCGAGACGGGGCTTTCCGTGGCCTTTGACATGCCCACGCTCTACGGCTACGACACCGACGCGCCTGAAGCCGCCGGCGAGTTCGGCAAGTGCGGGGTGGCCGTGTCGTCGCTGGCCGACATGGAAATCCTGTTTGACGGCATCCCCATGGGCGAGATCACCACGTCCATGACCATCAACGCGCCCGCCGCCGTCATCTGGGCCATGTACCTGGTGGCCGCCGAGAAGCAGGGCTGGGAAATGGAGCAACTGGGCGGCACCATCCAGAACGACATCCTGAAGGAGTACATCGCCCAGAAGGAGTTCCTATTCCCGCCCAAACCGTCCATGCGGCTCATTGTGGACACGATAGAGTTCGGCAGCAAGCACGTGCCCAAGTGGAACACCATCTCCATCAGCGGCTACCACATCCGCGAGGCGGGCGCCACGGCGGCGCAGGAGTTGGCCTTCACCCTGGCCGACGGGATGACCTACGTGGAGTGGGCGATGCAGCGCGGGCTGGACGTGGACGAGTTCGCGCCGCGCCTGTCGTTCTTCTTCAACGCGCACATGGACTTCTTTGAGGAGATCGCCAAGTACCGCGCGGCGCGGCGCATCTGGGCCAAGGTCATGCGCGACAAGTTCGGGGCCAAGAACCCCCGCTCGTGGTGGCTGCGGTTCCATACGCAGACCGCCGGTTGCAGCCTGACGGCCCAGCAGCCCGAGAACAACATCGTCCGCACGGCGCTGGAAGCCCTGTCGGCGGTGCTAGGCGGGACGCAATCGCTGCACACCAACTCCATGGACGAGGCGCTGGCCTTGCCGTCGGAGAAGGCCGTTACCATCGCCCTGCGCACGCAGCAGATCATCGCCCACGAGTCGGGGGTAGTCAACACGGTGGATCCGCTGGCGGGCAGTTTTTTCGTGGAGGCGCTGACCAACCGCATGGAGCAGGAGGCCAACCGCTACTTCCGCGAGATTGAGTCGCTGGGCGGCGTGTTGCCCGCCATAGAGAAGGGCTACTTCCAGCGGCAGATCGCCGAGTCGGCCTACCGCTACCAGCGCGAGATTGACACCAAGGCGCGGGTCGTGGTGGGCGTCAACGAGTACGTGGCCGAGGAGCCGCTGGAGATTCCGCTGCTGGAGATGGACAGGGAGGGCGAGCGGCGGCAGATCGCGCGCCTGCAGCGGGTGCGGGCCGAGCGCAACAACGAGGCGGTGAGCCAGAAACTGGCCGCGCTGGAAGAGGCGGCGAGGGGCACGCAGAACCTGATGCCGTTCATCATAGACGCCGTGCGCGAATACGCCACGCTGGGCGAAATCTGCGACGTATTCCGCAAGGTGTTTGGGGAGTATCGCGAGCCGGTGTATTTCTAG